The proteins below are encoded in one region of Triticum aestivum cultivar Chinese Spring chromosome 1B, IWGSC CS RefSeq v2.1, whole genome shotgun sequence:
- the LOC123094352 gene encoding protein LURP-one-related 8: protein MAKVHPNLAVPSLGMVAAAARDDEPVTLTVWRKSLLFNCRGFTVFDASGNLVYRVDIYASDSRAEVVLMDAAGRPVLTVRRKKAISLLGDQWLVFPGEETRAPPLYAVKRTPQYMRGGGKSTAHVAACGGAAGGARYEVEGSYARRCCAVYDEQRRAVVEVQPKEAVGTDVFRMVVRPAGMDVSLAMAVVLALDQMLGRPGLLRSWSS from the coding sequence ATGGCGAAGGTGCACCCGAACTTGGCCGTGCCGTCTCTggggatggtggcggcggcggcccgcGACGATGAGCCGGTGACACTGACGGTGTGGCGCAAGTCGCTGCTCTTCAACTGCCGGGGGTTCACGGTGTTCGACGCCAGCGGCAACCTGGTGTACCGCGTGGACATCTACGCGTCCGACTCCCGCGCCGAGGTGGTGCTCATGGACGCCGCGGGGCGCCCCGTGCTCACCGTCCGCCGCAAGAAGGCCATCAGCCTCTTGGGCGACCAGTGGCTGGTCTTCCCCGGCGAGGAGACGCGCGCGCCGCCGCTCTACGCGGTGAAGCGCACGCCGCAGTACATGCGCGGCGGCGGCAAGTCGACGGCGCACGTGGCGGCGTGCGGGGGCGCCGCGGGCGGCGCGCGGTACGAGGTGGAGGGGTCGTACGCGCGGCGGTGCTGCGCGGTGTACGACGAGCAGCGGCGCGCGGTGGTGGAGGTGCAGCCCAAGGAGGCGGTGGGCACGGACGTGTTCCGGATGGTGGTGCGGCCGGCGGGCATGGACGTGTCGCTGGCCATGGCCGTCGTGCTCGCGCTGGACCAGATGCTGGGGAGGCCGGGGCTCCTCAGGAGCTGGTCCTCGTAG